One stretch of Streptomyces sp. NBC_01142 DNA includes these proteins:
- the rlmB gene encoding 23S rRNA (guanosine(2251)-2'-O)-methyltransferase RlmB: MAGNSQRRNRRTSNKKGAQVGSGGKRRRGLEGKGPTPPASERKGHKKNRVANAQAKQAAARRPAPRRGGAKGTSEMVVGRNPVYEALRDGVPATTLYVQQYIDNDERVREALQLAGQRGNINLMEAPRPELDRMTNGLNHQGLVLQVPPYEYAQPEDLAAAAYDNGEDPLIVALDGVTDPRNLGAIVRSVSAFGGHGVVVPERRAAGMTAGAWKSSAGTAARTPVSRVTNLTRALESYKKAGITVVGLAADGDATVEDLEALHGPVVIVIGSEGKGLGRLVGETCDHLVRISMPGGAESLNAGVAAGIVLYEAAKRR; this comes from the coding sequence ATGGCCGGGAACAGCCAGCGCAGGAACCGCCGTACGTCCAACAAGAAGGGCGCGCAGGTCGGCAGCGGTGGCAAGCGACGCCGCGGGCTGGAGGGCAAGGGCCCGACGCCGCCCGCGTCCGAGCGCAAGGGACACAAGAAGAACCGGGTCGCCAACGCCCAGGCGAAGCAGGCCGCGGCCCGCCGCCCGGCACCGCGCCGCGGTGGCGCCAAGGGCACGTCCGAGATGGTCGTCGGCCGCAACCCGGTCTACGAGGCCCTGCGCGACGGCGTCCCGGCGACCACGCTGTACGTCCAGCAGTACATCGACAACGACGAGCGGGTGCGCGAGGCGCTCCAGCTGGCGGGCCAGCGCGGCAACATCAATCTGATGGAGGCCCCGCGGCCCGAGCTCGACCGGATGACGAACGGGCTCAACCACCAGGGTCTCGTCCTCCAGGTCCCGCCGTACGAGTACGCGCAGCCCGAGGACCTCGCGGCCGCCGCCTACGACAACGGCGAGGATCCGCTGATCGTCGCCCTCGACGGGGTCACCGACCCGCGGAACCTGGGCGCGATCGTCCGCTCCGTCTCCGCCTTCGGCGGCCACGGTGTGGTCGTGCCGGAGCGGCGCGCGGCCGGTATGACGGCCGGCGCCTGGAAGTCGTCGGCGGGCACCGCGGCCCGTACGCCGGTGTCCCGCGTCACCAACCTCACCCGCGCGCTGGAGAGCTACAAGAAGGCCGGCATCACGGTCGTGGGCCTGGCGGCGGACGGCGATGCCACGGTCGAGGACCTGGAGGCCCTGCACGGCCCGGTCGTCATCGTCATCGGCAGCGAGGGCAAGGGCCTGGGCCGCCTGGTCGGCGAGACCTGCGACCACCTGGTGCGTATCTCGATGCCGGGCGGCGCGGAGTCGCTGAACGCGGGCGTCGCGGCGGGCATCGTGCTCTACGAGGCGGCCAAGAGGCGCTGA